One Amorphoplanes digitatis genomic window carries:
- a CDS encoding META domain-containing protein, protein MTIRWWHVLTVVAVLSITGCGQGGAAAPPPGAAEIWGRTFVSAPDEGSKRLVEGTRLRLGFEPGTVTAEAGCNHLSGRAAVDGDRLVVSDVGGTMMACSAELMDQDTWLTDFLQQRPRWQLDGDTLVLSAGTTRLRLVDIRSAEPDRPLTGPRWSVQSLIDGDAAASVPAGADAHLTFRDGRVTGSTGCTDVDGAASIGDGSITFSRLTSRGKACPPELEALERTVLGLLNGKLAYRITGDRLTLTRADGDGLDLRAAP, encoded by the coding sequence ATGACTATCAGATGGTGGCACGTCCTGACGGTGGTGGCGGTTTTGTCGATCACGGGATGCGGCCAGGGTGGCGCGGCGGCGCCGCCTCCCGGCGCCGCGGAGATCTGGGGGCGGACGTTCGTCTCCGCGCCGGACGAGGGTTCCAAGCGGCTCGTCGAGGGCACCCGCCTGCGGCTGGGGTTCGAGCCGGGCACCGTGACGGCCGAGGCCGGATGCAACCACCTCAGCGGCCGGGCCGCGGTCGACGGTGACCGGCTGGTGGTCTCCGACGTCGGCGGCACCATGATGGCCTGCTCGGCGGAGCTGATGGATCAGGACACCTGGCTGACGGACTTCCTCCAGCAGCGGCCCCGCTGGCAGCTCGACGGCGACACCCTGGTGCTCAGCGCCGGAACGACCCGGCTCCGACTTGTCGACATCCGGTCCGCCGAGCCCGACCGGCCGCTGACCGGCCCGCGCTGGTCGGTGCAGTCCCTGATCGACGGGGACGCGGCCGCCTCGGTCCCGGCCGGCGCCGATGCACACCTGACCTTCCGGGACGGGCGCGTGACCGGCTCGACGGGCTGCACCGACGTCGACGGCGCAGCGTCCATCGGGGACGGCTCGATCACCTTCTCCCGCCTGACCAGCCGGGGCAAGGCCTGCCCGCCCGAGCTGGAGGCGCTGGAACGCACGGTCCTCGGCCTGCTCAACGGCAAGCTGGCCTACCGCATCACCGGCGACCGGCTGACCCTGACCCGCGCCGACGGCGACGGCCTTGACCTGCGCGCCGCGCCCTGA
- a CDS encoding DUF4097 family beta strand repeat-containing protein, which produces MPTFDTPEPISVTLELGVGDVRIAASDRADTVVEVRPTDLSDESDVAAAQQVRVDYANGTLRVTGPKARAFDFSRKTRSVDVSIELPSGSRVSAEMQVGDLHGAGRLGECRLKTSAGNARLERTGPLRLNSGAGHLTVDGVAGNAELSTGTGKVRVGEIEGTATVKSSNGDIVIDAVSGDARVRTANGEISIDRAGASVDAKTSNGGIRLGQVIRGSVVLGTAAGDLDVGIADGTAAWLEMNTGFGHLRNLLENATRPDGAAETVEVRGRTSYGDITVHRS; this is translated from the coding sequence ATGCCAACTTTCGATACGCCCGAACCGATCTCCGTCACGCTCGAGCTCGGCGTCGGCGACGTCCGGATCGCCGCGAGCGACCGGGCCGACACCGTCGTCGAGGTCCGCCCGACCGACCTGTCCGACGAGTCCGACGTCGCGGCCGCCCAGCAGGTCCGCGTCGACTACGCCAACGGCACGCTCCGGGTGACCGGCCCGAAGGCCCGCGCCTTCGACTTCTCCCGCAAGACCCGGTCGGTCGACGTGTCCATCGAACTGCCCAGCGGCTCCCGGGTCTCCGCCGAGATGCAGGTCGGCGACCTGCACGGCGCCGGCCGGCTCGGTGAGTGCCGGCTCAAGACCTCCGCCGGGAACGCCCGGCTCGAGCGGACCGGGCCGCTGCGCCTGAACTCGGGCGCCGGCCACCTCACCGTCGACGGCGTCGCGGGCAACGCCGAGCTCTCCACCGGCACCGGAAAGGTCCGGGTCGGCGAGATCGAGGGCACCGCGACCGTCAAGAGCTCCAACGGCGACATCGTGATCGACGCGGTCTCCGGCGACGCGCGGGTGCGTACGGCCAACGGCGAGATCTCCATCGACCGGGCCGGCGCGAGCGTCGACGCGAAGACCTCCAACGGCGGCATCCGCCTCGGCCAGGTGATCCGCGGCTCGGTCGTCCTCGGTACCGCCGCGGGCGACCTCGACGTCGGCATCGCCGACGGCACCGCCGCCTGGCTGGAGATGAACACCGGCTTCGGGCACTTGCGCAACCTGCTGGAGAACGCCACCCGGCCCGACGGGGCCGCCGAGACCGTCGAGGTACGCGGCCGCACCTCTTACGGCGACATCACCGTCCACCGCTCCTGA
- a CDS encoding cupin domain-containing protein has protein sequence MEILSFVGPAGRPVDAHGSVGVTALALFRGEAVAVTVLRVAAGGEVGRHCAPVDQLLMVTEGRGVVQSGDGDWESVSAGQMVMWRAGEEHTTSAVDDLTAVVVEIAATPPRGG, from the coding sequence GTGGAGATCTTGTCGTTCGTTGGTCCGGCAGGGCGGCCCGTGGATGCCCACGGCAGTGTGGGCGTGACCGCTCTGGCGTTGTTTCGCGGTGAGGCAGTCGCAGTCACTGTGCTGCGCGTGGCGGCTGGCGGTGAGGTCGGCCGCCACTGCGCGCCGGTGGATCAGCTCCTGATGGTCACGGAAGGCCGTGGAGTGGTGCAGTCCGGCGACGGTGATTGGGAGAGCGTCAGCGCCGGTCAGATGGTGATGTGGCGGGCCGGTGAGGAGCACACCACCAGTGCGGTCGACGACCTCACTGCCGTAGTGGTCGAGATAGCGGCTACGCCTCCGAGAGGAGGGTGA
- a CDS encoding effector-associated domain EAD1-containing protein — MSGDRPHADVVLSPDDRAELRGLIADAFPAAGPAVRLLRDLGFPIGAIPGWPASTTAEDWWDMVLIQLDAGILAEGYRKLLRRVMRLLPGNTRVFDLWNRVAAAPSASGPPRSVLLLSASPLADALGAPLGRLQPEVEYRAILDAAGSRLNVDYRPFATFTDVRRLLEIGHDVLHLACHGNGDLLTFHDAAAGAGPGRPPQAIHAADLAAVLLAYQGRPGRARLHGIVLNACYSLQAAETLRKCATTVVAHRDDLPDEAAPAVAAALYRSLLICGSMAEAGYLVKAELPLLDTEHGRAVADGLEILTA, encoded by the coding sequence ATGAGCGGTGACCGTCCGCACGCCGACGTCGTGCTGAGCCCCGACGACCGCGCCGAGCTGCGCGGGCTGATCGCGGACGCGTTCCCCGCCGCGGGCCCCGCGGTCCGGCTGCTCCGGGACCTCGGCTTCCCCATCGGCGCCATCCCCGGCTGGCCGGCCTCGACCACGGCCGAGGACTGGTGGGACATGGTCCTGATCCAGCTCGACGCCGGCATCCTGGCGGAGGGATACCGCAAGCTCCTGCGGCGCGTCATGCGCCTGCTGCCCGGCAACACCCGCGTCTTCGATCTCTGGAACCGTGTCGCGGCGGCCCCGTCCGCGTCCGGCCCGCCCCGGAGCGTGCTCCTGCTCAGCGCGAGCCCGCTCGCCGACGCGCTCGGCGCGCCGCTCGGCCGCCTGCAACCCGAGGTGGAGTACCGCGCGATCCTCGACGCGGCCGGTTCGCGCCTGAACGTGGACTACCGGCCGTTCGCCACGTTCACCGACGTGCGCCGGCTCCTCGAGATCGGGCACGACGTGCTGCACCTGGCCTGCCACGGCAACGGGGACCTGCTCACCTTCCACGACGCGGCCGCCGGCGCCGGGCCGGGCCGCCCGCCGCAGGCCATCCACGCCGCGGACCTGGCGGCGGTACTGCTCGCCTACCAGGGCCGGCCGGGCCGGGCGCGGCTGCACGGCATCGTCCTCAATGCCTGCTACAGCCTCCAGGCGGCGGAGACACTGCGCAAATGCGCCACGACCGTCGTGGCGCACCGCGACGACCTGCCCGACGAGGCCGCGCCGGCGGTAGCCGCGGCCCTTTACAGGTCGCTGCTGATCTGCGGGTCGATGGCCGAGGCCGGCTACCTCGTCAAGGCCGAGCTTCCGCTGCTGGACACCGAACACGGACGGGCCGTCGCCGACGGCCTCGAGATCCTCACCGCCTGA
- a CDS encoding TetR/AcrR family transcriptional regulator: protein MAAPPNPLRRNEASRRAILDASLQLCAELGYRRLTIEAIAARAGVSKKTIYRWWPSKGAVVLEAVDDVATTVTEHPNTGDLAADLHTQLTAVIGLLTPAETSAAVGLIAEALHDEELARDLRERIIRPRIDEFKERLRQAQRDGQLPADADLDVALDLIYGPLYHRLVFHLGLPGPDELRTLLAHALRAFGPPPR, encoded by the coding sequence ATGGCCGCACCCCCCAACCCGCTGCGCCGCAACGAGGCCAGCCGAAGGGCCATCCTCGACGCGTCGCTACAGCTGTGCGCCGAGCTCGGCTATCGGCGGCTCACGATCGAAGCCATCGCGGCCCGCGCCGGCGTCAGCAAGAAGACGATCTACCGGTGGTGGCCCTCCAAGGGCGCCGTTGTGCTGGAGGCCGTCGACGACGTGGCGACCACGGTCACCGAGCACCCGAACACCGGCGACCTCGCCGCCGACCTGCACACTCAGCTCACCGCCGTCATCGGCCTGCTCACACCCGCGGAGACCTCCGCGGCCGTAGGGCTCATCGCCGAGGCCCTCCACGACGAGGAGCTGGCCCGCGACCTGCGAGAACGAATCATCCGGCCGCGCATCGACGAGTTCAAGGAACGCCTGCGCCAGGCCCAGCGCGACGGTCAGCTGCCCGCCGACGCCGACCTCGACGTGGCACTCGACCTGATCTACGGACCCCTCTACCACCGGCTCGTCTTCCACCTCGGCCTGCCCGGCCCCGACGAACTGCGGACGCTCCTGGCGCACGCCCTCCGCGCGTTCGGCCCGCCGCCACGGTAG
- a CDS encoding SDR family NAD(P)-dependent oxidoreductase, with the protein MGRIALVTGANQGLGFALVEGLARELGPDDVVYLTGRDDRRVAAARDRVSGARADVRTHLLDVRDGAAVTAFAERLRAEHGGVDIVLSNHYLRTVPEDVPADVIGAYVDANNLGTTRMLRAFLPLLRPRGRFVVVASSLGRLRELPVALHARFEQAATLDDIDAITVAWRDAVIDGRARDEGWPEFINIASKVAQVAAVRVVARGRRADDLAKDRLVVAACPGMIDTASSRPWFDMTGAQSAPEAAVALLRLVLDPETDPARYGELVRFGKVLRWP; encoded by the coding sequence ATGGGCAGGATCGCGCTTGTCACCGGCGCCAACCAGGGCCTGGGTTTCGCGCTGGTCGAGGGACTCGCGCGGGAGCTCGGACCCGACGACGTCGTGTATCTCACCGGCCGCGACGACCGCCGCGTCGCGGCCGCGCGGGACCGGGTCTCCGGTGCCCGCGCCGACGTGCGCACCCACCTGCTCGACGTCCGTGACGGCGCCGCGGTCACCGCGTTCGCCGAGCGGCTCCGCGCCGAGCACGGCGGCGTCGACATCGTCCTGTCCAACCACTACCTGCGCACGGTGCCCGAGGACGTGCCCGCCGACGTCATCGGCGCCTACGTCGACGCCAACAACCTCGGTACGACGCGGATGCTGCGGGCGTTCCTGCCGCTGCTGCGGCCGCGCGGGCGCTTCGTCGTGGTGGCCAGCTCCCTTGGCCGGCTGCGCGAGCTGCCGGTGGCGTTGCACGCCCGCTTCGAGCAGGCGGCGACGCTCGACGACATCGACGCGATCACGGTGGCCTGGCGCGACGCGGTGATCGATGGGCGCGCGCGTGACGAGGGCTGGCCGGAGTTCATCAACATCGCGTCCAAGGTGGCCCAGGTCGCCGCGGTGCGTGTCGTCGCGCGCGGGCGGCGCGCGGACGACCTCGCGAAGGACCGGCTGGTGGTCGCGGCCTGCCCCGGCATGATCGACACCGCGTCGTCGCGGCCGTGGTTCGACATGACCGGCGCGCAGTCCGCGCCGGAGGCGGCAGTCGCGCTGCTTCGCCTGGTCCTCGATCCGGAAACCGACCCGGCTCGCTACGGCGAGCTGGTCCGCTTCGGCAAGGTGCTGCGGTGGCCCTGA
- a CDS encoding HesA/MoeB/ThiF family protein: MSSGEGRHARQLLIPDWDQSRISAATIVLAGMGALGNEVAKNLALLGVGRLVVCDRDTVATSNLSRSVLFAPDDVGAPKAVAAARALGRLAPSTAVSARVGELSNAVGVGELADADAVLGCLDSRHARLSLLGRCARAGAPLIDGGTHPWGGEVRVRLSPDEACYCCSLTPGQRAEADAPLSCDPAGAPQPASIISTALVAGWMTTAATQLLLGRPVGWRFLQIEALSGRTAPITVRRDDGCRFHQRPDSVDQLELGGSATVRELLDTLPEDSEPLVWTMFPVPGICYHCGHESVPANIRGGSLVSCPNCREIVHLDLTQRLREAPPDATLSELGVAPEEIIPVRSSSGGYRWLRIAA; this comes from the coding sequence GTGAGCTCAGGCGAGGGCCGGCACGCGCGGCAGTTGCTCATACCCGACTGGGACCAGTCCCGGATCTCCGCCGCCACGATCGTGCTGGCCGGGATGGGTGCGCTGGGCAACGAGGTCGCCAAGAACCTCGCGCTGCTCGGCGTCGGGCGGCTGGTCGTCTGCGACCGGGACACGGTCGCGACGTCGAACCTGAGCCGGTCGGTGCTGTTCGCGCCGGACGACGTCGGCGCGCCGAAGGCCGTGGCGGCGGCCCGGGCACTGGGCCGGCTCGCGCCGTCGACCGCGGTGTCGGCGCGGGTGGGAGAGCTGAGCAATGCCGTCGGCGTCGGCGAGCTCGCCGACGCCGACGCCGTGCTGGGCTGCCTCGACTCGCGCCACGCGCGGCTCAGCCTGCTCGGCCGCTGCGCCCGGGCCGGCGCACCGCTGATCGACGGCGGCACCCACCCGTGGGGCGGCGAGGTGCGGGTGCGGCTCTCGCCGGACGAGGCCTGCTACTGCTGTTCGCTGACACCCGGACAGCGCGCCGAGGCCGACGCGCCGCTGAGCTGTGATCCGGCCGGCGCGCCGCAGCCGGCCTCGATCATCAGCACCGCGCTCGTCGCCGGCTGGATGACGACGGCGGCCACGCAGCTGCTCCTCGGCCGGCCCGTCGGCTGGCGTTTCCTGCAGATCGAGGCGCTGAGCGGCCGGACCGCGCCGATCACGGTCCGCCGCGACGACGGGTGCCGATTCCATCAGCGACCCGATTCAGTTGATCAATTGGAATTGGGTGGCTCCGCCACCGTTCGGGAATTGCTTGACACACTTCCGGAGGACAGTGAACCCCTCGTATGGACGATGTTTCCCGTTCCGGGTATCTGCTACCACTGTGGCCACGAGTCCGTACCGGCTAACATTCGCGGCGGCAGCCTCGTCAGTTGTCCAAACTGTCGGGAAATCGTCCACCTCGACCTGACTCAGCGGCTTCGAGAAGCGCCCCCGGACGCGACGCTCTCCGAATTGGGCGTCGCACCCGAAGAGATCATTCCGGTCCGGTCGTCCTCTGGAGGGTATCGGTGGCTACGGATAGCCGCGTAA
- a CDS encoding ATP-binding cassette domain-containing protein, with the protein MTTKASWPAIAATGLRKSFGDQVVLDGLDLDVQRGTVFSLLGANGAGKTTTVKILSTLLSADGGEARVAGHDVAREPDAVRAAIGVTGQFSAVDNLLTGEENLLLMADLHHLARRDGRRRAAELLEQFDLADAGRKPASTYSGGMRRRLDLAMTLVGSPQVIFLDEPTTGLDPRSRRNMWQIVRDLVAGGVTIFLTTQYLEEADELADRIAVLDHGRMVAEGTAEELKRRIPGGHVRLRFADPEGLEAGLRVLGQTSRDNDALALRVPSDGSLSSLRALIGRLDDQAIEVDELSVHTPDLDDVFLALTGNPTDEKVTQR; encoded by the coding sequence ATGACCACCAAGGCATCCTGGCCGGCGATCGCCGCGACCGGGCTACGTAAATCGTTCGGCGACCAGGTCGTCCTCGACGGTCTCGACCTCGACGTGCAGCGCGGAACGGTCTTCTCGCTGCTCGGCGCGAACGGCGCCGGGAAGACCACCACCGTGAAAATTCTGTCCACATTGCTCAGTGCCGACGGCGGAGAGGCCCGGGTCGCCGGGCACGACGTCGCCCGCGAACCGGACGCGGTGCGCGCCGCGATCGGTGTCACCGGCCAGTTCTCCGCCGTGGACAACCTGCTCACCGGCGAGGAGAACCTGCTGCTGATGGCGGACCTGCACCACCTCGCCCGGCGCGACGGCCGGCGGCGCGCCGCCGAGCTGCTCGAACAGTTCGACCTGGCCGACGCGGGCCGCAAGCCGGCGTCGACCTACTCCGGCGGCATGCGGCGGCGGCTCGACCTGGCGATGACCCTGGTCGGCAGCCCTCAGGTGATCTTCCTCGACGAGCCGACCACCGGCCTGGACCCGCGCAGCCGCCGGAACATGTGGCAGATCGTCCGGGACCTGGTGGCCGGCGGCGTCACCATCTTCCTGACCACGCAGTACCTGGAGGAGGCCGACGAGCTGGCCGACCGCATCGCGGTCCTCGACCACGGCCGGATGGTCGCCGAGGGCACCGCCGAGGAGCTCAAGCGGCGCATCCCCGGCGGACACGTGCGGCTGCGGTTCGCCGACCCGGAGGGCCTCGAAGCGGGCCTGCGCGTGCTCGGCCAGACCTCGCGCGACAACGACGCGCTCGCCCTGCGGGTGCCCAGCGACGGCAGCCTGAGCTCGCTGCGTGCCCTGATCGGCCGGCTCGACGACCAGGCCATCGAAGTCGACGAGCTGTCCGTGCACACCCCCGACCTCGACGACGTCTTCCTCGCCCTCACCGGCAACCCCACCGACGAGAAGGTGACCCAGCGATGA
- a CDS encoding esterase-like activity of phytase family protein — MRSTTPLGRTRKAVSLVGIAALAALAPPPATAAAHPHGPSAPQTWRRLATVPAYLNSGVGDTAAAEISTVTDDGRTVVYTDSPGGRLGFVDIGDPARPRPAGTLAMGGEPTSVAHLGGLLLAAVNTSASFTEPSGKLVVIDARTRAIRRSLDLGGQPDSVAVAPSGRYIAVAIENERDEDVADGAIPQAPAGYLAVVDTRTWTVGRVDLTGLAEVAPGDPEPEYVSVNSRDEAIVSLQENNHLAIVSLAKRTVIRHFGAGTVTVPGVDTEDDDRISLTGTITAKREPDGVAWLTDDLFATANEGDYEGGSRGWTIFDRRGRVVWDAGNSLEHLAVAHGLYPDKRSDAKGIEPENVAFGRFDGVPYVFVNAERGNFTAVYDVSRPWAPKFRQLLPTTNGPEGVVAVPSRNLIVVSSEEENPDAGIRGTVQIYGLGRSAGVFPSLVSRDDIAWGTLSGLSAVPGRPDRLVAVTDSAYSPTRLLTIDTAARPAAITAELTLTRNGTPVGYDAEGVAALASGGYWLAVEGSAGKPNLLVRTDGRGAVQQEIPLPADVASAVTTNGLEGVAVSGSDVWVAVQRPLKGEQSVRIGRYRAGTWSWLAYPLDAVETGWTGLSELVAVDRDTFAVIERDNQRGPAAAVKRIYRFDVPKTWTGVPVVSKRLVRDLLPALQADRGWVQDKVEGLAVAGDGQAYTVTDNDAVDDATGETVFLRLGRLF, encoded by the coding sequence ATGCGTTCCACGACACCCCTTGGCCGTACCCGAAAGGCCGTCTCCCTGGTCGGCATCGCGGCACTGGCCGCGCTCGCGCCCCCGCCCGCGACGGCGGCCGCGCACCCGCACGGGCCCTCCGCGCCGCAGACCTGGAGGCGCCTCGCGACCGTCCCGGCATACCTGAACTCGGGCGTCGGCGACACCGCCGCCGCGGAGATCTCGACCGTCACCGACGACGGGCGCACCGTGGTCTACACCGACAGCCCGGGCGGCCGCCTCGGCTTCGTCGACATCGGCGACCCGGCCCGGCCGAGGCCGGCCGGCACCCTGGCGATGGGCGGCGAGCCCACCTCGGTCGCGCACCTCGGCGGCCTGCTGCTCGCCGCGGTGAACACCAGCGCGAGCTTCACCGAACCGTCCGGCAAGCTCGTCGTGATCGACGCACGGACCCGCGCGATCCGCCGGAGCCTCGACCTCGGCGGCCAGCCGGACTCCGTGGCCGTCGCGCCGAGCGGCCGCTACATCGCCGTCGCGATCGAGAACGAGCGCGACGAGGACGTCGCCGACGGCGCGATCCCGCAGGCGCCGGCCGGCTATCTCGCCGTGGTCGACACCCGCACCTGGACCGTCGGCCGGGTCGACCTGACGGGCCTGGCCGAGGTCGCGCCCGGTGACCCGGAGCCCGAGTACGTCAGCGTCAACTCCCGCGACGAAGCGATCGTCAGCCTCCAGGAGAACAACCACCTCGCGATCGTCTCCCTCGCCAAGCGCACGGTGATCCGGCACTTCGGCGCCGGCACGGTCACCGTGCCGGGCGTGGACACCGAGGACGACGACCGGATCTCGCTGACCGGCACGATCACCGCCAAGCGCGAGCCCGACGGCGTCGCCTGGCTCACCGACGACCTGTTCGCCACCGCCAACGAGGGCGACTACGAGGGCGGGTCGCGCGGCTGGACGATCTTCGACCGTCGCGGCCGGGTCGTCTGGGACGCCGGCAACTCGCTCGAGCACCTCGCCGTCGCGCACGGGCTCTACCCGGACAAGCGCTCCGACGCCAAGGGCATCGAGCCGGAGAACGTGGCGTTCGGCCGGTTCGACGGCGTCCCCTACGTCTTCGTGAACGCCGAGCGCGGCAACTTCACCGCCGTCTACGACGTATCCCGTCCGTGGGCGCCGAAGTTCCGGCAGCTCCTGCCCACCACGAACGGACCGGAGGGCGTCGTCGCCGTACCGTCGCGGAACCTGATCGTCGTCTCCAGCGAGGAGGAGAACCCGGACGCGGGCATCCGGGGGACCGTCCAGATCTACGGCCTCGGCCGTTCCGCCGGCGTCTTCCCGTCACTGGTCTCCCGCGACGACATCGCCTGGGGCACGCTGTCCGGGCTGTCCGCCGTGCCGGGCCGCCCCGACCGGCTGGTCGCGGTCACCGACAGCGCGTACAGCCCGACCCGGCTGCTCACCATCGACACCGCCGCGCGGCCCGCGGCCATCACCGCCGAGCTCACCCTGACCAGGAACGGCACCCCGGTCGGCTACGACGCCGAGGGCGTCGCCGCCCTCGCGTCCGGCGGTTACTGGCTGGCCGTCGAGGGTTCCGCCGGCAAACCCAACCTTCTGGTACGCACTGACGGGCGCGGCGCCGTCCAGCAGGAGATCCCGCTGCCGGCCGACGTGGCGTCCGCGGTGACCACCAACGGCCTCGAGGGCGTCGCGGTCTCGGGGTCCGACGTGTGGGTCGCGGTCCAGCGCCCGCTCAAGGGCGAGCAGAGCGTGCGCATCGGGCGCTACCGCGCCGGAACCTGGAGCTGGCTGGCGTACCCGCTGGACGCCGTGGAGACCGGCTGGACCGGGCTGTCCGAACTGGTCGCGGTCGACCGGGACACGTTCGCCGTCATCGAGCGGGACAATCAGCGCGGACCCGCCGCGGCGGTCAAGAGGATCTACCGCTTCGACGTGCCGAAGACCTGGACCGGCGTACCCGTGGTGAGCAAGCGGCTGGTCAGAGACCTCCTGCCGGCCTTGCAGGCGGACCGGGGCTGGGTGCAGGACAAGGTCGAGGGCCTCGCCGTCGCGGGCGACGGTCAGGCGTACACGGTGACCGACAACGACGCCGTCGACGACGCCACGGGGGAGACGGTCTTCCTCCGCCTCGGCCGCCTGTTCTGA
- a CDS encoding effector-associated domain EAD1-containing protein has product MATDSRVSTSAPEPEPERPPADIVLTPEDRADLLELFGTVFHTRGDARRLLQAIGFPIGSLPGWSDAVAALDWWDEIFTLLDAGLVPEGYRRLLTRAVRQYRGNTRLFDLYRGYVADGPASTAPGVSNPSCVVFVRASSDEERQAAFAQLRALDLDPQEWVTTDLVAAYTVASTDQATVSAQMGRTQLPWTVASPNGASYLIHTLIVEGPDGSRFRLRDTPAAVRLQTIASEVVAEQYAGKDPQATARPTVINRVLAGGEQERANPEQNLDEAGFSDGAQVRIAFEGRAGHVAPGDREEALGRARRQIVGYARSRQIEVRANSDLLPTRFDLSFTQPSFGPPERPEGPPTRIDRHRVRILLVTGFPATAPDVYWLTPYFHPNVFPTYDCVLTEEPGAPRGKVCLGQVAESWYPAKDLGELCRVIADIAAYRNYDVFGLDLPPDDNTVPRINFYDPEAARWAVLHQEEIRAIGGSPVVPVQREVPTVFRTHLRRIG; this is encoded by the coding sequence GTGGCTACGGATAGCCGCGTAAGTACATCAGCGCCCGAGCCCGAGCCCGAGCGCCCACCCGCCGATATCGTCCTCACGCCGGAGGACCGCGCCGACCTTCTCGAGCTGTTCGGCACGGTGTTCCACACCCGGGGCGACGCACGCCGGCTGCTACAGGCGATCGGATTCCCGATCGGCTCGCTGCCCGGGTGGAGCGACGCGGTGGCCGCGCTGGACTGGTGGGACGAGATCTTCACCCTCCTCGACGCCGGGCTGGTGCCGGAGGGCTACCGGCGCCTGCTCACCCGGGCGGTGCGCCAGTACCGGGGCAACACGCGGCTGTTCGACCTCTACCGCGGCTACGTCGCCGACGGCCCGGCCTCAACCGCTCCGGGCGTCTCGAACCCGTCGTGCGTGGTCTTCGTCCGCGCCTCCTCCGATGAGGAGCGGCAGGCGGCGTTCGCGCAGCTCCGGGCGCTCGATCTCGACCCGCAGGAGTGGGTGACCACCGACCTGGTTGCCGCGTACACGGTCGCCTCGACCGACCAGGCGACGGTGAGCGCCCAGATGGGACGGACGCAGCTGCCGTGGACCGTCGCGTCGCCGAACGGCGCGAGCTACCTCATACACACCCTCATCGTCGAGGGCCCGGACGGCAGCCGGTTCCGGCTGCGCGACACCCCGGCCGCGGTGCGGCTACAGACCATCGCCAGCGAGGTCGTCGCCGAGCAGTACGCCGGCAAGGATCCACAGGCGACGGCCCGGCCGACCGTGATCAATCGAGTGCTCGCCGGCGGCGAGCAGGAGCGGGCCAACCCGGAGCAGAACCTCGACGAGGCCGGCTTCTCCGACGGCGCGCAGGTCCGGATCGCGTTCGAGGGCCGAGCCGGGCACGTCGCGCCCGGCGACCGGGAGGAGGCGCTGGGCCGGGCCCGGCGCCAGATCGTCGGCTACGCCCGGAGCCGGCAGATCGAGGTGCGGGCCAACTCCGACCTGCTGCCCACCCGGTTCGACCTCAGCTTCACCCAGCCCAGCTTCGGCCCGCCCGAGCGCCCCGAGGGCCCGCCCACCCGGATCGACCGGCACCGGGTGCGCATCCTGCTGGTCACGGGCTTCCCGGCGACGGCGCCGGATGTGTACTGGCTCACCCCGTACTTCCATCCGAACGTCTTCCCGACCTACGACTGCGTCCTGACCGAGGAGCCCGGCGCGCCGCGGGGCAAGGTCTGCCTCGGACAGGTCGCCGAGTCCTGGTACCCGGCGAAGGACCTCGGCGAGCTGTGCCGGGTCATCGCCGACATAGCCGCGTACCGGAACTACGACGTCTTCGGCCTGGACCTGCCGCCGGACGACAACACGGTGCCACGGATCAACTTCTACGACCCGGAGGCGGCCAGGTGGGCGGTGTTACACCAGGAGGAGATCAGGGCTATCGGCGGCTCGCCGGTCGTGCCCGTGCAACGCGAGGTGCCGACGGTGTTCCGAACTCATCTGCGACGCATCGGCTGA
- a CDS encoding toxin-antitoxin system HicB family antitoxin, which translates to MDLTTYVNNLGREFATLAEAGGDDARALVERLTGSLESAIRMTLLDALSAAADEITRDLAPGSVEVRLRGRDPSFVVTTPPTGPQEFAAEQTAAPADGTPDSDLLIAEDGPAARINVRLPEQLKTAIEEAAAKEGRSVNAWLSRAAAAALQRSDRDQRPEPRGSGKRGKQGFTGWVR; encoded by the coding sequence ATGGACCTGACCACGTACGTGAACAACCTTGGGCGCGAGTTCGCCACGCTCGCCGAAGCCGGCGGGGACGACGCCCGTGCGCTGGTCGAGCGCCTGACCGGGTCGCTCGAGTCGGCGATCCGCATGACGCTGCTCGACGCGCTGTCGGCCGCCGCCGACGAGATCACCCGGGACCTGGCACCGGGCTCGGTGGAGGTGCGCCTGCGTGGGCGCGACCCGAGCTTCGTGGTGACCACGCCACCGACCGGACCGCAGGAGTTCGCGGCCGAACAGACCGCCGCGCCGGCCGACGGTACGCCGGACAGCGATCTGCTGATCGCCGAGGACGGCCCCGCCGCGCGGATCAACGTTCGCCTGCCAGAGCAGCTCAAGACCGCGATCGAGGAGGCCGCGGCCAAGGAGGGGCGCTCCGTCAACGCCTGGCTGAGCCGGGCGGCCGCCGCCGCCCTCCAGCGCTCCGATCGCGACCAGCGTCCGGAGCCGCGCGGCAGCGGCAAACGGGGCAAGCAGGGCTTCACCGGCTGGGTGCGCTGA